One stretch of Actinacidiphila sp. DG2A-62 DNA includes these proteins:
- a CDS encoding SDR family oxidoreductase — MSAVSDIGGNDRTGAGDGSGGADGIGGKVVAVTGASSGIGEATALRMAERGAAVVLGARRTDRLEALVDRIRAAGGRAEAVPTDVTRREDLDRLVAAAVERFGRLDVLVSNAGIARNALFTDLDVAAWDAMIDVNVRGVLHGIAAALPQFRRQGRGHLVTIVSTSGLKIVPTQGVYAGTKNAVRTLLEALRQESTDGVLRTTSISPGYVRTELVDYIDDPEIRAEVRERMATLGIDPDAVARAVAFAVEQPDDVEIGDITVRPTRQN, encoded by the coding sequence ATGAGTGCGGTCAGCGACATCGGCGGGAACGACCGGACCGGTGCGGGCGACGGGAGCGGCGGAGCCGACGGGATCGGCGGCAAGGTCGTGGCCGTCACCGGCGCGAGCAGCGGCATCGGCGAGGCCACCGCGCTGCGGATGGCGGAGCGGGGCGCGGCCGTGGTGCTCGGCGCCCGGCGGACGGACCGGCTGGAGGCCCTGGTGGACCGCATCCGGGCCGCGGGCGGCCGGGCGGAGGCGGTGCCCACCGACGTCACCCGGCGCGAGGACCTCGACCGGCTCGTGGCCGCCGCGGTCGAGCGCTTCGGCCGGCTCGACGTCCTGGTGAGCAACGCGGGGATCGCCAGGAACGCGCTGTTCACCGACCTCGACGTGGCCGCCTGGGACGCGATGATCGACGTCAACGTGCGCGGCGTGCTGCACGGCATCGCCGCCGCGCTGCCGCAGTTCCGCCGCCAGGGCCGCGGCCACCTGGTGACGATCGTGTCCACCTCCGGCCTGAAGATCGTCCCGACGCAGGGCGTCTACGCCGGTACGAAGAACGCCGTCCGCACCCTGCTGGAGGCGCTGCGGCAGGAGTCCACCGACGGCGTCCTGCGCACCACGTCGATCTCGCCCGGCTATGTGCGCACCGAACTGGTCGACTACATCGACGACCCCGAGATCCGCGCGGAGGTGCGGGAGCGGATGGCGACGCTCGGCATCGACCCCGACGCGGTGGCCCGGGCCGTCGCCTTCGCCGTCGAGCAGCCCGACGACGTCGAGATCGGCGACATCACCGTGCGGCCCACCCGCCAGAACTGA
- a CDS encoding TetR/AcrR family transcriptional regulator, translating to MPDVPARASRSDAVANRERIVAAARAALVDAPESADDLKLHLVAKAAGVGQGTLYRHFPTRGHLLAEVYREEMGELVDTVPGLIAAHPPVEALVRWFDRLVAYARVKRGVMAAIEASAWQDLYADQHGRLHDALTALLDHGRAAGELREDADATDVILLLGALSRVPAAEWEPRARTLVTVIADGLRR from the coding sequence ATGCCCGATGTCCCCGCCCGTGCCAGCCGCTCGGACGCGGTCGCCAACCGCGAGCGGATCGTCGCCGCCGCCCGCGCGGCGCTGGTCGACGCGCCGGAGTCGGCCGACGACCTCAAGCTGCACCTGGTCGCCAAGGCCGCCGGGGTCGGGCAGGGCACCCTCTACCGGCACTTCCCGACCCGCGGCCATCTGCTCGCCGAGGTCTACCGCGAGGAGATGGGCGAGCTGGTCGACACCGTGCCCGGCCTGATCGCCGCGCACCCGCCGGTGGAGGCGCTGGTCCGCTGGTTCGACCGGCTGGTCGCCTACGCGCGGGTCAAGCGCGGCGTGATGGCCGCCATCGAGGCGTCGGCCTGGCAGGACCTGTACGCCGACCAGCACGGCCGGCTGCACGACGCGCTGACCGCGCTGCTCGACCACGGCAGGGCGGCCGGCGAGCTGCGCGAGGACGCCGACGCCACGGACGTCATCCTGCTGCTCGGCGCCCTCTCCCGGGTCCCCGCGGCGGAGTGGGAGCCCCGGGCCCGCACGCTGGTCACCGTCATCGCCGACGGCCTGCGCCGCTGA
- a CDS encoding MFS transporter codes for MRAKSGNPSRSGGFEHPAAFWFGVLACTAGVLLHLPMYIGARDMHYHLRGMRPDTPMIVGMALIGVGLAAVLYGLIPRGTSAIVESAARIRVRTLDDAPVNRQHVALLVVMALAVTIDVMKPTALAFVAPGFAQEYGLKSPGNPHGHTPVSWLPLTGIAGTVIGSWLWGWLGDRIGRRASIILAGVLFVTTSICGAMPGFGWNLLMCFFMGIGAGGMLPITFTLMAETIPARHRGWLMVLIGGDIAGAYVITSWLSGALTPTYSWRILWLISLPTGLLLLLLNHWIPESPRYLLARGRRREADAVMRRYGATAEEEPAREAEIERDVDRVGWATLMRRPLAAPTLAITVLGIGVGLMTYGFQLWVPTNLQRLGYSTVNSDYVIRNAAVLGLPLTVLCAWMYGVWGSRKTIVTVTAVTGATLLGFVIAGGSLAHHRPALSLLLVVPLSGVSSVVAVVAGYAAEIYPTLVRSRGTGLAAGMTKAGGVLILALTVAAASVPSISLTALLGAVPLLLAAVLFLWIGPETKARPLEDIGQEVMRGGRAGAG; via the coding sequence ATGCGAGCGAAGTCCGGGAACCCGTCGCGGTCCGGGGGCTTCGAGCACCCGGCGGCCTTCTGGTTCGGGGTGCTGGCGTGCACCGCGGGCGTACTGCTCCACCTGCCGATGTACATCGGCGCGCGGGACATGCACTACCACTTGCGCGGGATGCGTCCGGACACGCCCATGATCGTCGGGATGGCGCTGATCGGCGTCGGGCTGGCGGCCGTGCTCTACGGGCTGATCCCGCGCGGCACCTCCGCCATCGTCGAGTCGGCCGCCCGGATCAGGGTCCGCACCCTGGACGACGCCCCGGTCAACCGGCAGCACGTGGCCCTGCTGGTGGTGATGGCACTCGCGGTGACGATCGACGTGATGAAGCCGACCGCGCTGGCCTTCGTCGCCCCCGGCTTCGCCCAGGAGTACGGCCTGAAGTCGCCCGGCAACCCGCACGGCCACACCCCGGTGTCCTGGCTGCCGCTGACCGGGATCGCCGGGACGGTGATCGGCTCGTGGCTGTGGGGGTGGCTCGGCGACCGGATCGGCCGCCGAGCCTCGATCATCCTGGCGGGCGTCCTCTTCGTCACCACCTCCATCTGCGGCGCGATGCCCGGTTTCGGCTGGAACCTTCTGATGTGCTTCTTCATGGGCATCGGCGCGGGAGGCATGCTGCCCATCACGTTCACGCTGATGGCCGAGACCATCCCGGCGCGGCACCGCGGCTGGCTGATGGTCCTGATCGGCGGCGACATCGCGGGCGCGTACGTGATCACCAGCTGGCTGTCCGGAGCGCTCACCCCCACCTACAGCTGGCGCATCCTGTGGCTGATCAGCCTGCCCACCGGGCTGCTGCTCCTGCTGCTCAACCACTGGATCCCGGAGTCGCCGCGCTACCTGCTGGCCCGCGGCAGGCGCCGGGAGGCGGACGCGGTGATGCGGCGCTACGGCGCGACCGCCGAGGAGGAGCCCGCGCGGGAGGCGGAGATCGAGCGGGACGTCGACCGCGTCGGCTGGGCCACCCTCATGCGCCGCCCGCTGGCCGCCCCGACCCTCGCGATCACCGTCCTGGGCATCGGGGTCGGCCTGATGACGTACGGCTTCCAGCTGTGGGTGCCCACGAACCTCCAGCGGCTGGGCTACTCCACGGTCAACAGCGACTACGTGATCCGCAACGCCGCGGTGCTCGGACTGCCGCTCACCGTGCTGTGCGCGTGGATGTACGGCGTGTGGGGCAGCCGGAAGACGATCGTCACCGTCACCGCGGTCACCGGCGCGACGCTGCTCGGCTTCGTGATCGCCGGCGGCTCGCTGGCCCACCACCGGCCGGCGCTGTCGCTGCTGCTCGTGGTGCCGCTGTCCGGGGTCAGCTCGGTCGTGGCGGTGGTCGCCGGGTACGCCGCCGAGATCTATCCGACGCTGGTCCGCTCCCGCGGCACCGGTCTCGCGGCCGGCATGACCAAGGCGGGCGGCGTGCTGATCCTCGCGCTCACCGTCGCGGCGGCGTCCGTGCCGTCCATCTCCCTGACCGCCCTGCTCGGCGCGGTGCCGCTGCTGCTGGCGGCCGTGCTCTTCCTGTGGATCGGCCCGGAGACCAAGGCACGGCCGCTGGAGGACATCGGCCAGGAGGTCATGCGGGGCGGTCGCGCAGGAGCCGGGTGA
- a CDS encoding LysR family transcriptional regulator — protein METRRLRMLVELSRLGSMRAVAETLGTTTSTVSQQIAALSGEMGVPLTEPYGRRVRLTPAGRRLAEHGVGILASVEAARHDLAPEAEPSGTVRVAGFATAIGSRLLPVVAELAARHPRVRVLIREHEPAEALQLLAEDAVDLALTYDYNLAPAARDPAVRATPLWTAHWGLGVPAASGAGAHRRRAGPVPPGSPARPAPALDVFARYADHDWIVNSRNTADETVIRTLASMAGFTPRVTHRADSLDLVRDMIAAGLGVGLLPEGPEGPGGPEGSGGPEGSGGPEGSGRPDAPGPERPCAAGPVRLLPLAEPRVELRAFAVARRGRLDWSALTLVTRLLRDRPA, from the coding sequence ATGGAGACACGCCGACTGCGGATGCTCGTGGAACTGTCCCGGCTGGGGTCCATGCGCGCGGTGGCCGAGACGCTGGGCACGACCACCTCGACCGTCTCGCAGCAGATCGCCGCGCTGTCCGGCGAGATGGGCGTGCCGCTGACCGAGCCGTACGGCCGGCGGGTCCGCCTCACCCCGGCCGGGCGGCGGCTGGCCGAGCACGGGGTGGGCATCCTCGCCTCGGTCGAGGCGGCGCGGCACGACCTCGCCCCGGAGGCCGAGCCCAGCGGCACGGTCCGGGTCGCCGGCTTCGCCACCGCCATCGGCTCCCGCCTGCTGCCGGTGGTCGCGGAGCTGGCCGCGCGCCACCCGCGGGTCCGGGTGCTGATCCGGGAGCACGAACCCGCCGAGGCGCTGCAGTTGCTGGCCGAGGACGCCGTGGACCTCGCGCTGACCTACGACTACAACCTCGCGCCGGCCGCGCGGGACCCCGCCGTGCGCGCCACGCCGCTGTGGACCGCCCACTGGGGCCTGGGCGTCCCCGCGGCGTCCGGCGCCGGCGCGCACCGGCGCCGCGCCGGCCCCGTGCCGCCCGGCTCACCCGCCCGCCCCGCGCCGGCGCTCGACGTCTTCGCCCGGTACGCCGATCACGACTGGATCGTCAACTCCCGCAACACCGCGGACGAGACGGTGATCCGCACGCTCGCCTCCATGGCCGGCTTCACGCCGCGCGTCACCCACCGGGCCGACAGTCTCGACCTGGTGCGGGACATGATCGCGGCGGGACTCGGCGTGGGCCTGCTCCCCGAGGGCCCCGAAGGTCCCGGCGGCCCCGAGGGTTCCGGCGGCCCCGAGGGTTCCGGCGGCCCCGAGGGCTCCGGCCGCCCCGACGCCCCGGGCCCCGAGCGCCCCTGCGCCGCCGGGCCCGTCCGGCTGCTCCCCCTCGCCGAGCCCCGCGTCGAGCTGCGCGCGTTCGCCGTCGCCCGCCGCGGCCGCCTGGACTGGTCCGCGCTCACGCTCGTCACCCGGCTCCTGCGCGACCGCCCCGCATGA
- a CDS encoding class I SAM-dependent methyltransferase — protein sequence MGVSTTAAKAWVERWERQQQHYAVDREERFTVIADVVEHVVAGRAAPLLLDLGCGPGSLAARLAARIAGAEIVAVDMDPVLLELGRAHHGHIARYVDAVIGADGWADALDLGRPLDAAVSTTALHYLPEAELLRTYRQLAQLLRPGGVVVNGDHFPPRTAASSRLTAHVGRCRAERSGARAAEDWHTWWHAAAQDPQLADLFAQREQRQRALRGGRTAHWRLTAEDHARLMRRAGFQDVTSVWQVGDSCVLVAVKE from the coding sequence ATGGGTGTGAGCACGACCGCGGCCAAGGCGTGGGTGGAGCGCTGGGAGCGCCAGCAGCAGCACTACGCCGTGGACCGCGAGGAGCGGTTCACCGTCATCGCCGACGTGGTCGAACACGTCGTGGCCGGCCGCGCGGCGCCCCTGCTGCTCGACCTCGGCTGCGGCCCCGGATCGCTCGCCGCCCGGCTCGCGGCCCGGATCGCCGGAGCGGAGATCGTGGCCGTCGACATGGACCCGGTCCTGCTCGAACTCGGCCGCGCGCACCACGGGCACATCGCCCGCTACGTCGACGCCGTGATCGGCGCGGACGGCTGGGCCGACGCGCTGGACCTGGGACGGCCGCTCGACGCGGCCGTGTCGACCACCGCGCTGCACTACCTCCCCGAGGCCGAACTGCTGCGCACCTACCGCCAGTTGGCGCAGCTTCTGCGGCCCGGCGGCGTCGTCGTCAACGGCGACCACTTCCCACCCCGCACGGCCGCCTCCTCCCGGCTCACCGCGCACGTCGGCCGGTGCCGGGCCGAACGCTCCGGCGCACGGGCGGCCGAGGACTGGCACACCTGGTGGCACGCCGCCGCCCAGGACCCCCAGCTCGCCGACCTCTTCGCCCAGCGCGAGCAGCGTCAACGGGCCCTGCGCGGCGGCCGCACCGCCCACTGGCGCCTCACCGCCGAGGACCACGCCCGGCTGATGCGCCGCGCCGGCTTCCAGGACGTGACCTCGGTCTGGCAGGTGGGCGACAGTTGCGTGCTCGTGGCCGTCAAGGAGTGA
- a CDS encoding aminotransferase class V-fold PLP-dependent enzyme, with product MSAQPAGAGRERRPGAGQSGGQKPAPGAPGTARPPDADVRLDAWQRELRRQFPILAADPGTAYLDSAATAQKPQAVLDAVTSYLTTSNANAGRGTYPWANRTTRLVERTRRRVKEFLGDPDPERSAVHFTSGTTEGLRTIARDWLPEILRDGDEILVPFADHRANLDPWLEAQRLLAARGVAVRVRALPVQEASGDYDHRALRAMAGPRLRFVAATHVHHVYGGDMNVGRIREAVGPDVPICLDAAQSVGHLPVRVARAEPRGPGGSGSGGLGSGGSGEPGGPDGSDDSGGLDVDFVVFSGHKALALPGTGAIWERGTRGPALRPGGWEGTPNTVGIASLEAALDWLDAAGTERIDRWTTDLASRLTDALRRLPAYEVLGCATSLAADTPLPREQRRRGIVSFRHRAIPSDDLGFVLYSHGFMVRADSLCQAGADAAHGAVRVSLHVYTSREEVDRLIAVLAALE from the coding sequence GTGAGCGCGCAGCCGGCCGGCGCCGGGCGCGAACGGCGGCCGGGGGCCGGGCAGTCGGGAGGTCAGAAGCCGGCTCCCGGCGCACCCGGCACCGCGCGTCCGCCGGACGCGGACGTCCGACTCGACGCGTGGCAGCGGGAGTTGCGGCGGCAGTTCCCGATCCTCGCGGCCGACCCCGGGACGGCGTACCTCGACAGCGCCGCCACCGCGCAGAAGCCGCAGGCCGTGCTGGACGCCGTCACCTCCTACCTGACCACGTCCAACGCCAACGCCGGGCGCGGCACCTACCCCTGGGCGAACCGCACCACGCGGCTCGTGGAGCGCACCCGCCGCCGGGTCAAGGAGTTCCTCGGCGACCCGGACCCGGAGCGCTCGGCCGTGCACTTCACCAGCGGGACGACGGAGGGCCTGCGCACCATCGCCCGCGACTGGCTCCCCGAGATCCTGCGCGACGGCGACGAGATCCTGGTGCCGTTCGCCGACCACCGCGCCAACCTCGACCCGTGGCTGGAAGCGCAGCGGCTGCTGGCGGCGCGCGGCGTCGCGGTACGGGTGCGGGCGCTGCCGGTCCAGGAGGCGTCCGGGGACTACGACCACCGGGCCCTTCGCGCCATGGCCGGGCCCCGGCTGCGCTTCGTCGCGGCGACGCACGTGCACCACGTCTACGGCGGCGACATGAACGTGGGCCGCATCCGCGAGGCGGTCGGCCCGGACGTGCCGATCTGCCTGGACGCGGCGCAGAGCGTCGGGCACCTGCCGGTGCGGGTGGCCCGGGCGGAGCCCCGCGGCCCGGGCGGCTCCGGCTCGGGCGGCTTGGGCTCGGGCGGCTCCGGCGAGCCCGGCGGCCCGGACGGCTCCGACGACTCCGGCGGGCTGGACGTGGACTTCGTGGTCTTCTCCGGCCACAAGGCGCTCGCGCTGCCGGGGACGGGCGCGATCTGGGAGCGCGGGACGCGCGGGCCCGCGCTGCGGCCCGGCGGCTGGGAGGGCACGCCCAACACCGTGGGCATCGCCTCGCTCGAAGCCGCCCTCGACTGGCTGGACGCCGCCGGCACCGAACGGATCGACCGCTGGACCACGGACCTGGCCAGCCGGCTGACCGACGCGCTGCGGCGCCTGCCCGCGTACGAGGTCCTGGGGTGCGCCACCAGCCTGGCCGCCGACACGCCGCTGCCGCGCGAGCAGCGCCGCCGCGGCATCGTCTCCTTCCGCCACCGCGCGATCCCCTCGGACGACCTGGGCTTCGTGCTGTACAGCCACGGGTTCATGGTGCGGGCGGACAGCCTCTGCCAGGCGGGCGCGGACGCGGCGCACGGCGCGGTCCGGGTGAGCCTGCACGTGTACACCTCGCGGGAGGAGGTCGACCGGCTGATCGCCGTCCTCGCCGCCCTGGAGTGA
- a CDS encoding pyridoxal-phosphate dependent enzyme, producing MRYDSIVDAIGDTPLVRIDPSVHGLRHIDLYAKLEMLNPFGSVKDRPAWHMARPLLEAAADRESTVVELSSGNTAKALALLAGMHGLRFKSVTNRMRVPEVKDLLLLLGAEIEELPGRSECLDPTDTDDPLTRFHQALSEPGSTYLHTDQYYNPRNVEAHATGTGPEIVADLGGRAPDWFVACVGTAGSSTGVAQVLRASDPSVRVLGLVADKSDFVPGIRTIDEVHQVGLFDPGTYDAIESVTSQEAIDGMLTLIRRCGLLSGPTGGAAYHGAVRHLRGVDAELTGDERRVAVFIVCDRAESYLSYVRSRRPDLLGAPAAAGPSVSALGEAEARETAKAVEADEALEWITGPEPRPLVVDLRGPHAYAALHIAGSVNIVDELFDELVRTGLPFSKSRPVLLACPVGEKSLRYAALLTRLGHPDVRSLAGGIVGWRDAGAPLVRE from the coding sequence ATGAGGTACGACAGCATCGTGGACGCCATCGGCGACACGCCGCTGGTGCGGATCGACCCGTCGGTGCACGGCCTGCGGCACATCGACCTGTACGCCAAGCTGGAGATGCTCAATCCGTTCGGCTCGGTCAAGGACCGGCCCGCCTGGCACATGGCGCGCCCGCTGCTGGAAGCGGCGGCGGACCGCGAGAGCACCGTCGTGGAGCTGTCCTCCGGCAACACCGCCAAGGCGCTGGCACTGCTGGCCGGGATGCACGGGCTGCGGTTCAAGAGCGTCACCAACCGTATGCGGGTGCCCGAGGTCAAGGATCTGCTCCTGCTGCTCGGCGCGGAGATCGAGGAGCTGCCGGGCCGCAGCGAGTGCCTCGACCCGACGGACACCGACGACCCGCTGACCCGATTCCACCAGGCACTGTCCGAGCCGGGCAGCACGTATCTGCACACCGACCAGTACTACAACCCGCGCAACGTCGAGGCGCACGCGACCGGCACCGGCCCGGAGATCGTCGCGGACCTCGGCGGCAGGGCGCCGGACTGGTTCGTCGCCTGCGTCGGCACCGCGGGGTCCTCGACCGGCGTCGCGCAGGTGCTGCGCGCGAGCGACCCCTCGGTGCGGGTGCTCGGCCTGGTCGCCGACAAGTCCGACTTCGTCCCCGGCATCCGCACCATCGACGAGGTGCACCAGGTCGGCCTGTTCGACCCCGGCACCTACGACGCGATCGAGTCCGTCACCTCCCAGGAGGCCATCGACGGCATGCTGACCCTGATCCGCCGCTGCGGCCTGCTCTCCGGGCCCACCGGCGGCGCCGCGTACCACGGCGCGGTCCGCCATCTGCGCGGGGTGGACGCCGAACTCACCGGTGACGAACGGCGGGTGGCGGTCTTCATCGTGTGCGACCGCGCCGAGAGCTATCTGAGCTACGTGCGCAGCCGCCGCCCCGACCTGCTGGGGGCGCCCGCCGCGGCCGGCCCCTCGGTGTCGGCGCTCGGCGAGGCGGAGGCACGGGAGACGGCGAAGGCCGTCGAGGCCGACGAGGCGCTGGAGTGGATCACCGGGCCGGAGCCGCGCCCGCTCGTGGTGGACCTGCGCGGCCCGCACGCCTACGCGGCGCTGCACATCGCGGGCTCGGTGAACATCGTCGACGAGCTGTTCGACGAACTGGTGCGCACCGGGCTGCCGTTCAGCAAGAGCCGCCCGGTCCTGCTGGCCTGCCCGGTCGGCGAGAAGTCGCTGCGCTACGCCGCGCTGCTCACCCGGCTGGGCCACCCGGACGTGCGCAGCCTGGCCGGTGGCATCGTCGGATGGCGCGACGCGGGCGCGCCGCTGGTGCGCGAGTGA
- a CDS encoding Y4yA family PLP-dependent enzyme, giving the protein MEQPLYLRPRVEEPLRSLLADGAFLHRLVDGLGSPLNVLAPRRAVDNAGRFLAVYRRHRLTGRVYFAHKANRSTALLRELAAAGGRIGVDAASAGELSHALGCGFTADRVLATGPKDTAFLWLAARVGATVQADSPGELERLAALVRTHGFARVPVLLRLGDFESGHRAGGGVRVLARRSRFGTPVREAEALLAAAARHRDAVELTGVGYHLDTVGVEEKVHALEECVRVLDACLAHGLSPRAVDVGGGFGVGYVEDAAEWDRYTTALTDAVRGARPPLAWRGHGYGLRNEHGTVRGSAALYPAHRAVAGPAYLDDLLSLAPSFGRPAATLLLEHLHEVYSEPGRALVDQCGLSLARVVEVRASPDDPSEHIVRLAANSGDISLEEHGVLVDPVLVPRGRGGTQNGESRGGGSAGGAPAAGPGGEPAGAAAGVYLAGNLCLEADLLTRRKVFLPRLPRPGDLLAFANTAGYAMDFRAHNAQRQPTARTVAVRRRADGWHWRPDEDYWPVDEEDDGPVRPVDEEDYGPVRPADEDARPAEAAGGERT; this is encoded by the coding sequence TTGGAGCAGCCGCTCTATCTCAGGCCGCGCGTCGAGGAGCCCCTGCGCTCGTTACTGGCGGACGGCGCTTTCCTCCACCGGCTGGTCGACGGGCTCGGGTCGCCCCTCAACGTGCTCGCGCCGCGGCGCGCCGTGGACAACGCCGGCCGCTTCCTCGCCGTCTACCGCCGCCACCGCCTCACCGGCCGGGTGTACTTCGCCCACAAGGCGAACCGTTCGACCGCGCTGCTGCGGGAGTTGGCCGCCGCCGGGGGCCGGATCGGGGTCGACGCGGCCTCCGCCGGGGAGCTGTCGCACGCGCTGGGCTGCGGGTTCACCGCCGACCGCGTGCTGGCCACCGGGCCCAAGGACACCGCGTTCCTGTGGCTGGCGGCGCGCGTCGGCGCGACCGTCCAGGCCGACTCGCCGGGGGAGTTGGAACGGCTCGCCGCCCTGGTGCGCACGCACGGCTTCGCACGGGTGCCCGTACTGCTGCGTCTCGGCGACTTCGAGTCCGGGCATCGCGCGGGCGGCGGCGTGCGGGTGCTGGCCCGGCGCAGCCGCTTCGGCACACCGGTGCGGGAGGCGGAGGCGCTGCTGGCGGCGGCGGCCCGGCACCGCGACGCGGTGGAGCTGACGGGCGTCGGCTACCACCTGGACACGGTCGGCGTCGAGGAGAAGGTCCACGCGTTGGAGGAGTGCGTCAGGGTGCTGGACGCCTGCCTCGCGCACGGCCTGAGCCCGCGCGCGGTGGACGTCGGCGGCGGGTTCGGCGTCGGCTACGTCGAGGACGCCGCCGAGTGGGACCGGTACACCACCGCCCTCACCGACGCGGTCCGCGGCGCCCGCCCGCCGCTGGCCTGGCGCGGCCACGGCTACGGGCTGCGCAACGAGCACGGCACGGTGCGCGGTTCGGCCGCGCTGTACCCGGCGCACCGCGCGGTCGCCGGGCCCGCCTACCTCGACGACCTGCTCAGCCTGGCCCCCTCCTTCGGCCGGCCCGCGGCGACGCTGCTCCTGGAGCACCTCCACGAGGTGTACAGCGAACCGGGCCGCGCGCTGGTCGACCAGTGCGGGCTGTCGCTGGCCCGGGTCGTGGAGGTGCGCGCCTCGCCCGACGACCCGTCGGAGCACATCGTGCGGCTCGCGGCGAACAGCGGCGACATCAGCCTGGAGGAGCACGGGGTGCTCGTGGACCCGGTGCTCGTGCCCCGCGGGCGGGGCGGGACGCAGAACGGGGAGTCCCGGGGCGGCGGGTCGGCCGGCGGGGCGCCGGCCGCCGGGCCCGGCGGCGAGCCGGCGGGAGCCGCCGCGGGGGTGTACCTCGCGGGCAACCTCTGCCTGGAGGCGGACCTGCTGACGCGCCGCAAGGTGTTCCTGCCCCGGCTGCCGCGCCCTGGGGACCTGCTGGCCTTCGCCAACACCGCGGGCTACGCGATGGACTTCCGGGCCCACAACGCCCAGCGGCAGCCGACGGCGCGCACGGTCGCCGTACGGCGGCGCGCGGACGGCTGGCACTGGCGCCCGGACGAGGACTACTGGCCGGTGGACGAGGAGGATGACGGGCCGGTGCGGCCGGTGGACGAGGAGGATTACGGGCCGGTGCGACCGGCGGACGAGGACGCTCGGCCGGCCGAGGCCGCGGGAGGGGAGCGGACATGA
- a CDS encoding ester cyclase, giving the protein MPRTELETVYLAYLDALNDRRFADLDRFVHDELTYNDEALTRRSYADMIAADVRAVPDLRFEPRLLLTDGDTVACRLWFDCTPTGRFFGAEPTGRRVAFAEHVFYRFRAGRIAQVWSLIDREAATAAGPRPNSARHTRS; this is encoded by the coding sequence GTGCCCCGCACCGAACTGGAAACCGTCTACCTGGCCTACCTCGACGCGCTGAACGACCGCAGGTTCGCCGACCTCGACCGCTTCGTGCACGACGAACTCACCTACAACGACGAGGCGTTGACCCGCCGAAGTTACGCCGACATGATCGCGGCCGATGTCCGGGCGGTCCCGGACCTGCGCTTCGAGCCGCGGTTGCTGCTGACCGACGGCGACACCGTGGCGTGCCGCCTGTGGTTCGACTGCACGCCCACCGGCAGGTTCTTTGGCGCCGAGCCCACCGGGCGGCGCGTCGCCTTCGCCGAGCATGTCTTCTACCGGTTCCGCGCCGGCCGCATCGCGCAGGTCTGGTCGCTCATCGACCGCGAGGCCGCGACGGCCGCGGGTCCGCGCCCGAACTCCGCGCGGCACACCCGCTCTTGA
- a CDS encoding zinc-binding dehydrogenase: MRAVRITRHGGPEVLQQADVAVPRPGVGEVLVRVVAAALNNTDLWTREGAYGRPGAPTTLSGWRGPIDFPRVQGADAAGRVAVVGAGVPADLVGRRVVVDPAVYDADGPDANPVGLMGSERDGGYAEYVTAPAERVHDMSDSPLTDDQLATLPTAYGTALGMIERGRLRAGETALVSGASGGVGLALVQLARARGARVVAVSSAPKAGAVREAGAHAVVDRAGDLVGQLRAAAPQGVDVGLDVVAGELVGAGLPLLREGGRWVIAGALGGYDVAFDVRRLYLHNAQVIGSAMHTPAHFALLADLARGGAVRPVVAATYPLDRAAQAQRDLARREHVGKLVLHP, encoded by the coding sequence ATGCGGGCGGTGCGGATCACGCGGCACGGCGGGCCGGAGGTCCTCCAGCAGGCGGACGTGGCCGTCCCGCGCCCGGGTGTGGGCGAGGTGCTGGTCCGGGTCGTCGCCGCGGCGCTGAACAACACGGACCTGTGGACCCGGGAGGGGGCGTACGGCCGCCCGGGCGCGCCGACGACGCTCTCCGGCTGGCGCGGGCCGATCGACTTCCCGCGGGTCCAGGGCGCCGACGCGGCAGGGCGGGTCGCGGTCGTCGGCGCGGGCGTGCCGGCGGACCTCGTGGGACGCCGTGTGGTGGTCGACCCGGCGGTCTACGACGCCGACGGGCCGGACGCCAACCCGGTCGGGCTGATGGGCAGCGAACGCGACGGCGGCTACGCGGAGTACGTGACCGCGCCGGCGGAGCGGGTGCACGACATGTCGGACTCACCGCTCACCGACGACCAGCTCGCGACGCTGCCGACCGCCTACGGCACGGCCCTCGGGATGATCGAGCGCGGCCGGCTGCGGGCGGGGGAGACCGCCCTGGTCTCCGGCGCCTCCGGCGGCGTCGGGCTCGCGCTGGTGCAGCTGGCCCGCGCCCGCGGGGCGCGCGTCGTCGCCGTCAGCAGCGCTCCCAAGGCCGGCGCGGTGCGCGAGGCCGGCGCGCACGCGGTGGTCGACCGCGCCGGGGACCTCGTCGGGCAGCTCCGCGCCGCCGCGCCGCAGGGTGTGGACGTCGGGTTGGACGTGGTGGCCGGCGAACTGGTCGGCGCGGGGCTGCCGTTGCTCCGGGAGGGCGGCCGGTGGGTGATCGCCGGCGCGCTCGGCGGCTACGACGTGGCGTTCGACGTCCGCCGGCTCTACCTGCACAACGCGCAGGTGATCGGCTCGGCGATGCACACGCCCGCGCACTTCGCCCTGCTCGCGGACCTGGCCCGCGGCGGCGCGGTCCGGCCGGTCGTCGCGGCCACGTACCCGCTGGACCGGGCCGCCCAGGCGCAGCGCGACCTCGCCCGCAGGGAGCACGTCGGCAAGCTCGTCCTGCACCCGTAG